The genomic region ACTTATTTTGTGAACTCAACTGAGATACTGATAATAGATGATGAGACAACGAGGGTACATAAAGGACATCATGTAAAACAATGGACGGTGTTACCTGGATAGACCCAATACCTAAGACCAGAAAAGATGCACCATTTGCATTACAGACATGAGAAATAGGAGGATAAGACATAGACACAAAGAAAGATTTATCATAGGTCATATGGTCTGACGCACCGGAATCAATAATCCATGTATCTCCACCAGTAAAGTTAGCAACATGTAAAGCAACACCAAATTTACCTCGAGTTTCCTTAGTCAAGGAAATATTATCCTTTGAAAAATGATCAGTGATATTTTGAATGATTACAACTTTTCGTAGACGCACAACTTGAGTCTCCAGTCTCTTTAGCCCCGTCAGTGATCTGGAAATCAACCATCTTCTCTGTTCTTCAAGTATCAATATATTATTACCAGTCAAGGTTAACTTGATCAGACCAAAACACAGAGGAACTAGCTTGCAAACTAGCTAGGAATGTATACCACGTGCTCCTTGATTTGATATGGATATATATAGGCCACAGAAACCTGCTAATTAAACAAGCAGGAGTTGTGCGACCTTGAGTCTCCACGTACCAACCTACCGAAACGGATCCTTTTTCACAAATCGCCAAAAACCGGCAAACAAACCAAGCAACCACAGAGCAAGGCAAGTCAAGAAGAACTAAAAAAAACTGAATCTTCCGATAAAAAAACCTCGTTCACGCTACAAAGTAAGGCCAATTCAGAAACAATGGAACCCCAACGACTAAAAGAAACTTCAACAAATCTCAACGCCAAACGAACCCTAACTTCAACAATTCCAAACAAACCCCAATGCCAGAAAAAGCCAAAAGAACCAAATTTGCAGCGGAAAGAAACAGCCGAGCCCAAATGGATCTCGGCTCTGATACCAAGTCAAATAGAACAAGGTATTTGGGAATTTTTGATTAATTCATTCATCCCTAAGAATAGGGTTAATATACATGATACATAGTAACCTATTAGGAAACTAATCCCTATTAGGAAACTAATACTACTAATATAATATTTACATTCCTAGCACCATAAGGGTGCGTGACTCACGCCAACAGGTGTTACCTTCGACCAGAGTTTCAAATCACTTGTGATCAATCAATGGAACCCCCATCAGCAAACTGGACTGATAGTAATATCCACATCACTAACTTCTGGCTTACAGAGGGTGAGATGCAAATAATGAGTTACACTGCTCGAGATTGTTATGACCAGAAAGGCGAGGGGACCTACCAAAACAGCCCCGAGTTAACGCTGATTCCGCCTTATACCATATCTGCTACCAAAAACAAGTTCATCGCGGTTGGCTGCGACACATACGCAATCTTTACAGGATACCAAGGGGAACAAAGGTACATAACCGAGTGCATGTCCTTGTGTAACAGCCTTGGCAGTGTTGATGAGTCTTGCTCTGGCGTTGGTTGTTGCCAAACCTCCATCCCTAGTGGAATGAAAAACCGTACTGTCACATTGAGTAGCTACTATAATCACTCTGATATATGGAGTTTCAACCCCTGCAGCTACGCATTCATTGTGCAAGAAGGTCATTTTCGTTTCTCTAATACAAGCTTTCAAGAACTGAGTGTCACCGAACAAGTGCCAATGGTTATTGACTGGGCAATTGGGAATGAACCAGACCCATGTGATGCAGCTGAAAGGAGGCAGGATTTTGCCTGCAATAACAATAGCGAATGCGTCAACCACGACAACAGGAATGGTTATGTTTGCGAGTGTTTTCCAGGTAATGAAGGCAATCCATACCTCCCGGACGGTTGCCAAGGTAATGTATAAGTATATAACTTATATGGTCTCAGCATTAACAATTTAACATACATATACATTATGTTAGTAGTTTCTATTTTTTTTTTAAAGGGAAAGCAGAGGAACTGTGACTTTACCTACTCATGGTAACCTTTCCTTTCTTTTCAGATATTGATAACTGCAAGGATTCAAACCCCTGCAAGATCGGAACATGTGTAAATTCACCTCCGGGAGATTACTCTTGTTTATGTCCAAAAGGATACAGAAACGACGTCATGGATGAAAAGACCTGCATCAAAGAAAATCCCAAAAACCAATCAAAGATCACTCTCCTGCTTGTTATTTCATTGAGTATGTTACAGTATTAATACATATTTGCATCAATAGCATAGATAATCCTAGCCTACATTATATAACAATGCCCAGAAAGATTGACTTATATATCTCTAACAGTTAACACACTAAGAAGAGCATGATTATTTCAAAAAAATAGAGCATGTAACATTCAGCGATGCATCAGATACTAATCAATTTTCGTTGTGATTTGTCAATTCCCAGGTGTCAGTCTAGGCTTCTTGGTTATACTGGTCGGGATTTCATGGATATATTGGGCGATGAAGAAAAGAGATTTCATCAAACTAAAAGTGAAGTACTTCAGAGAAAATGGAGGTTTACTGTTACAGCAACAACTAGCTAGCCATGGAATGGTGACAGCAAAACTCTATAGTGCAGAAGAACTTGAGAAGGCCACAAACTATTACCATGTAAGTACAGTCCTTGGTAAAGGAAGTTACGGAACAGTATACAAGGGAATACTACCAGATAACAAAGAGGTCGCAGTTAAAAAGTCCAAAACTGGTCCTCGTGCTCAGAGTGATCAGTTTGTTAATGAGGTGATAATTGTTTCTGAAATAAACCATAGAAATGTGGTGAGGTTATTAGGTTGTTGCTTAGAGACAGAAGTGCCTTTACTGGTTTATGAGTTCATCAGCCGTGGAACTCTTTCTGAACACATTCATAAAGAAGTCAAAGGAACATCACTATCATTGGGTTTACGACTGAAGATAGCAGCAGAAACAGCTGAAGCACTAGCATACTTACACTCGTCCACTTCCATGCCAATCATTCACCGAGATGTTAAAGCAACAGATATACTACTCGATGAAAGTTACACAGCGAAAGTGTCAGATTTTGGAGCTTCAAGATTGGTTCCTCTTGATCAAAATCAACTATCAACTTTAGTGCAAGGGACACTGGGATACCTGGACCCTGAATACTTGCTTACGAATCAGCTAACAGAAAAGAGTGATGTCTACAGCTTTGGAGTTGTTCTTGTGGAACTGCTAACTAGTAAAGTTGCACTTTCTTTTGACCGCTGTGAGGAAGAAAGAAGCCTAGCAAGCTTCTTTGTTCGTTCAATACAGGAGGATCGCTTGAAAGAAATCATCGATGATGACATAGTCAATGATGGAAATGTTGATGAGACACTGAAAAATATGGCTAATCTTGCAAAAAGACGTTTGAGATTAAAAGGGGAGGAAAGGCCTACCATGAAAGAAGTAGCCACAGAGCTGGATGGAATGAGAACTAAAATAATGCATCCAAGGGGTAAAGCTGATTTTGGCTCAGAAGAGACTGAGAATTTGGAGACGGGTACTGTTGATGGTAAATGTGACTATGGTTTCAGTAGTACAATTACTAGTACAGCTAGTTGGTATGACAGTATGCAAAAACAAATGTTAATGCCATATGATGATGGATGATAAGTAATTTCTAGCTGAGAGCATGTATATCATCTAGTGTAAGGAAATGACTCAACTATTTTAGTGTGTTAGTCAGTGCCTCATAAAATGGAAGGAGATCAGCATAGCAAAGCTCTGGTGATTTTGCACTACTCCTATGTGTTTATACTTTATACCTCTTGTACAATAATTTAGCATAACACAGTATTAAAATTCTAGGAGAAGATTTATCATTGATTGTTCCAACAAAGATACAAACATAAGGTGGGTTAACAAGTAGAAAACAAGAATAGTTAAGAACTTAACTTCAAGCTCACAATGACATACATCCAATGCCAACTTGAATATTAGAGTTACAGTTCAATCATCACAAGCAGAATTCGTAAATGAATAACTGAATGGACATTGCTCAACATTCTAGTGGTAATCAATGACTTACAGATAACCAAGTAGTTGCTGGTAGGGAATCCGATCAGCCCACTGCAGAAGTTCCAGATTTGCTAGCGAGTTCCTCATCAAATTATTTGTTTCCCCTTGATGCATCTTTTTCAGTATACATCATCATCGAAATTAGTGAAAAGAGACTGGAGAAGATAACCTACCTGCCATAAAGAAAGTTCATAAATGCTGGATTTTTAACTTAAAAGGGCATTTCAGAATGATGTAGATGATGCGGAAGGTAATATGAAACAAGAAATTATTACATTTAAAGACTGCTCACAATTACATGTGCACCCCAATCTGTGAAAGAAAATCACTTTCATGAAATTCAAATGAATCAACTAGAAAACAAAGAGTATTCAGAACGCTTTTCCAATTAATGTTAACCAATTGGACAAATGAAACCCAAAACAACATACAATCTAGCCAAGCTTAAGTTTTTCATTGCAAACCAGATAGATCCAAGTCATCATCCAACATCCAACATTAGAGAACGCTTCTACACACACCCAGTCACACATGCGCACGCTTACACACACACACATATCTAATTCCAAGTTTCATGTTAATGTTTTACATCAAACTTGATCCGATAACTTGATGGGGATAAATGAGTACTGCAACTTTAATTATATTCTAGGTTGTTTCCTGATATTATCTAAAGAGTGCAGTTATAATTGTAGTCTTAGTCCTATGCCACCTTAGGAGTCAAGCACACATACATAGCTGCTCAACCTTGTTTATGCAAAACAACAAGGCAGATCAGCAATTCCGGTAAGCAAATAATTATGAATAAACAAGTGGTTCAGACTAGTATAATATTATCCGGCACAGACACAAGATATAGGAACAGCACACATCAAAACAATCTTAAAGAAGTAAAAAAGAAAATCCACACCGATTATCAGATAGTATCAACTAAAACCAAGTAACAAAAGACGAACAAATTAAATTCTGTCTTGTAAAATGGCCTGATCTTACTAAAAAGATTCGACTGTCAAGACCACTTGTGCTTAAACTTCGAACACATCATTTTAGCCTTACTACATGTATTTCCTTTCCAGGACTGCAACAATACAAGCCTGCAGAAGCATAGAGAGGAATGATATTTCCAATATTCTGTAACCCTATATAAGACCAGGCTTGCTACTTCACTGTAATGACTTTATTCATTATAAACATTAGAAACAGGAGCTTCACATATGCATGTCATGGCATTGCATACCATGCTTGTTATGCAACTGATCTTTTTAGTAATAGTGGGAGTACTGGTTATAACAATAACAGCTTCAACAAACACATCAGCAGCAGCAGCAGAGGCAGCTCAGTCCTTGCTAGGATGCGAAACCCAGTGTGGTGATCTCATGATCCCATACCCATTTGGCATAGGTGACGGTTGTTACATGCGACCAGAATTCAACATCACTTGTGACCAGTCCACCACACCTCCATCCGCACATTTCACAATTTCTAGCATACCTATTGCTCATATATCCCTTGATGAGGGTGAACTGCGAATAATGCAAGAGGCAGCTGTACAATGTAATGACGCTCAGGGGAATGAAACGTACTCTTACTGGCCTTCTCTCCTGTTGCCTCCTCCTTACACTATCTCTGATACCAAAAACAAGTTCTTTGACATTGGCTGTAATACTGTATCAATTTTTCAAGCTGACCGTACGCACCCTGGGCCAGATGAAGACAAAACCATAGTGGGGTACACCATGGTTTTATGTGATGATGAGCTTAGAAAAGTACTTACAAACTCTTGCGATGGCGTTGGCTGCTCCCAGGCACCTATCCCAAGTGGATTGCAAAACTTCACAATTATGCTGGGGAATGTATTTGTGGATGATTCAGGTACATGGTTGACAAAGTATCCTTGCAGCTATTCCTTCATTGTGGAACAAGCCATGTTCACATTCTCCCCCAATACAAGTTTTGATTTACTGAATACCACGAACCAGCTTCCACTGATTGTTAATTGGGGGATTGGGGATGAACCATGTGATGAAGAGAGCCAGAATAATGCATGCAAGGCAGTAAATAGCAAGTGTGTCAACCGACCTATCATCAATGGACCGTCTGGTTACATTTGCCAATGCTTACCAGGTTATGAAGGGAATCCATACCTCCAAGATGGCTGCAGAGGTGAATTTGAAATATATACATACTTTTAATATATTTTTTGTTGCACTATAAATAAAAAGCTATATATTAGGAATTAATCAGATACATGTATGCATTGTTTTCACTTTCCTTTTCAGATATTGATGAGTGCAAGGCTTCAAACCCCTGCAACCTTGGAATGTGCATCAATTCACCCCCAGGAAACTACTCTTGTTTATGCCCCAAAGGATACAGATATGATGGTACAAATAAACAGAGTTGCATCAAAGATGATACAATACACCACTCAAAGATAACTGTCCTGCTTACTATCTTATTGAGTATGTGTTACTTAAAACATAGCATGCATCTTCCATGTCATCATATAGCCTGACTTCCTACTACCTAAGCATTTTCTGAACAATTAGGCACCCGAATCTTCTACGTTAAGCTAATTTTAGATTCTAATTCAATCCCCAAATTCACTCAACCGTTTTCTTATAAATGAAGAATAATTTCAGGCTTGTCTCAATTAGAGTCACTATATATGCACACACATATGTAATTTTTCCTTATCTTCAGCATCCCTCACAGTTTTTTAACTCTTTTAGTCAGATCCATCTTTTAGGTAGATAGGCAATTCTGTTTCGACTATATATCTATCCCATCTAGTCGTAACTTTTGAAATATATGTGCAGGTGTAAGTGTAGGCTTCTTGGTTTTGTTCATTGGAATTTCATGGACATACTGGGGAATAAAGAAAAGAAACTTCATTAAGCTCAAAGAGAGGTACTTTCAAGAAAATGGTGGTTTGCTGTTGCAAAAACAACTCTCCAATCATGGAGGCTCAGTGGAGACAACAAGAATCTTCACTGCAGAAGAACTGGAGAAGGCCACAAACAATTACCATGAAAGTAGAATCCTTGGTGAAGGAGGATATGGAACTGTTTATAAAGGAATACTACTAGATAACAGAGTGGTTGCCATTAAAAAGTCTAAAATCGGTGCCCCGGCCCAGAGTGATCAATTTGTTAACGAGGTGATTGTTCTTTCTCAAATCAATCACAGAAATGTGGTCAGGCTATTAGGTTGTTGCTTAGAGACAGAAACACCTTTACTAATTTATGAGTTCATCACCAATGGCACTCTTTATGAGCACATACATAAGAAAAGATCGCTACTCTCTTTGGAATTACGACTGAAGATAGCAGCTGAAACGGCAGGAGCACTTGCATACCTACATTCCTCAACTTCCATGCCAATTATACATCGAGATGTGAAAGCAATGAATATACTCTTAGATGATAACTATACAGCAAAAGTGGCAGACTTTGGAGCGTCACGATTGATTCCTTTAGGCCAAACTGAACTAGAAACTTTGGTGCTAGGGACATTTGGTTACCTAGACCCTGAATATTTGCAATCAAACCAACTAACAGAAAAGAGTGACGTTTACAGCTTTGGAGTTGTCCTGCTGGAGCTAATAACTAGCAGAGTGGCACTCTCTAAGAATAGATGCTTAGCAAGCATCTTCATCTCTGCTATGGAAGAAGATTGGTTGGATCAAATTCTTGATGATAATATAGTGAATGATGGAAATATGGAGACGGTAAAAGATGTAGCCAAACTTGCAAAAAGATGTTTAAGTGTAAAAGGGCAGGAGAGGCCAACCATGAAAGAGGTAGCAATGGAGCTAGAAGGAATGAGGATGATGGCAAAGCATCCATGGGGGAAGAATGCTGATTTTTTTCGAGAAGAGAACGAGACTTTGCTCAGTTCACGTCATGCAAACACTCACACGGTGGATATTAGAGGTGCTGGTGGTTCTGACAGTAAAACTACCGGGTATGACAGCATGCAAATCCAAACGTTGGTATCATACGAGCATGGAAGATAGTTCATCACTGTAGCTTGGGATGTATATACATAATGAATATTTGGGGATTTTCTAAACAAATATCGGTTTTGTTTAATTGATTCTGTGCATAACACCAGACTAGTACTGTATGCCATGTTATGTTTTGAATTTAGTTTCAATCTTTCTGTGACTATTTAATCTATGTGGACTAATATTAGAAAGATATACTTTTCTATCCTATTCAAATACTTGATCTTCTACATTAAAACAATATTTAGAACCTTAAGTTCAAGGCTTCAAGCATCAGAATACTTACCAGATGAAAAGAGTTGAACTTATCTCACAAGCAATAAGAGACCTATCAAATAGTGAAACAGTACATAACATTCTATCCATAGTACAGAACTTACAAATATCAAGAAGCTTTGAGAAAATATTACATTATGCAAGAATATTAACACAGAGATTTTGAGTACCTTTCTTGAACCAAACCATTGGATTGGCCTGCTGCTGATTTCCTAAGCAACAAAACAGAGAAAGAACGGCCAAAGCTTCGGCTAAAGATACACACAGAGAATAGTAAAAGCCAACCCTAGTAGTCGAAAATGATATATAAATGGTAAAACAAATGCAATAAAAGATTAAAAAAAAAAATTAATGAAAACATTTTATCGACGTACTTCTTGTCGGTAGGATTCTCGCTAAAAAGTCTCGCTCTTTCAATAATTTACGTCAGCAAATAATACCCTCTAACAAAAAAAAATGAGATGAGATATTAGCAGATTACATGCATTTTTCTCCATGAAAACATCGATTTCATTGAAAATCTCACAAATTATGATTGTAGCATTAGCCAAACCGAAAAATCTCACAAATTAGATGCACATTGGAAGAAAATTCGTCAGAAATATCCTCTCACATCAAATATCACATTTGTATTGTTTTAGTGGATCGAAGTCACACGCTCTCACCGCACATTCCAAGTTTCTTACAGTATCTTACATTTATCGCTTATTACTTTGCCTTGAATCCAAAAGTTCAGGACCTGCCCTAACAGCAAAGTACCAATTAGTGTTGATTTGGTCTTCCAGCAGGCCATTAATGTTAAGAAATGATCAATGTTGAGTATAATCCAGGCTCAATGTTATTGTCTTTTTGCTAGGCCGGCTTCTCCAATCAAATTGGCAGGCTCTCAGTTTTTCTCTCAAACCATATCTATAACATAAACTATTTGCATCAAAATTATTTGCTGAAAATGGTAGATGATTCCAAAAGAAGAAATAGCTAGGTTCTTTACTTGAACTTTTACTGTTTGGAAGTAAGATTTTGACAAATATGAGATTGGAAGCTTCTGAATGTCCATAAAACACTAAACAACCCAGTTGGTTCTTTTTTGATCATTTCACATCATCTATATTCCCCCCTACAAAATAACAGATGTAAAGGACCCCATATTTTCATGAAGGATCAGTATCAAGTAGTAGACACTGGATCTCATGGCCGGCCGGAAGAGAAAAAAAAAATGCACTTTGGTTTAAGCTCTATCTTAATTTCAGGGTTACTGCATTGTAATCATCTTGTTTCGTTGATAAAGTCAATGGCTAGGTGTCAGTGTTTACTTTGACAAACAGCTAGAGCCAAAATCTGTGCTGCCTCTAGGATACAAATAAGTAATGGCATTACTCCTTATAATTCCTCTCACTAGAAACACATGAATGAACTTCATGGCATTTCTTCAGAAGATGCTTATTTTGCAGCTCTCAGTATTTTATGTAATGTTGCATCTGCTAATACCAGCAGCAGGTCAAGCTTTGCCAGGCTGTCCCAATCGCTGTGGCGATTTGGTTATTCCATACCCTTTTGGCATAGCTGAAGGTTGTCAATTGGGAGATGAGTTCTTCATCAACTGTACTACAGTGGAAGGAACACCTCCAACACCATATCTGGCAGGAACTGTAATCCCAGTTTCCAACATTTTTCTTGATCAAGGTGAGTTACAAATAATGCAGCTTGTAGCTAGAGACTGTTATGACAACAATGGTGTTTTGGATAAGAAACTCAGCAAGACACGAATATTGAGCCTCAATCCTCCTTTCACAATTTCTGGCGCCAAAAACAAGTTCTTTGCTGTTGGTTGTGATACTTATGCAATCTTCGAAGGCTATCGAGGCCAAGAAAGGTACATAACTGGCTGCATGTCCTTCTGTGAGAGACTTGGGAGTGTTAATGAGT from Fragaria vesca subsp. vesca linkage group LG3, FraVesHawaii_1.0, whole genome shotgun sequence harbors:
- the LOC101293673 gene encoding uncharacterized protein LOC101293673, translated to MALHTMLVMQLIFLVIVGVLVITITASTNTSAAAAEAAQSLLGCETQCGDLMIPYPFGIGDGCYMRPEFNITCDQSTTPPSAHFTISSIPIAHISLDEGELRIMQEAAVQCNDAQGNETYSYWPSLLLPPPYTISDTKNKFFDIGCNTVSIFQADRTHPGPDEDKTIVGYTMVLCDDELRKVLTNSCDGVGCSQAPIPSGLQNFTIMLGNVFVDDSGTWLTKYPCSYSFIVEQAMFTFSPNTSFDLLNTTNQLPLIVNWGIGDEPCDEESQNNACKAVNSKCVNRPIINGPSGYICQCLPGYEGNPYLQDGCRDIDECKASNPCNLGMCINSPPGNYSCLCPKGYRYDGVSVGFLVLFIGISWTYWGIKKRNFIKLKERYFQENGGLLLQKQLSNHGGSVETTRIFTAEELEKATNNYHESRILGEGGYGTVYKGILLDNRVVAIKKSKIGAPAQSDQFVNEVIVLSQINHRNVVRLLGCCLETETPLLIYEFITNGTLYEHIHKKRSLLSLELRLKIAAETAGALAYLHSSTSMPIIHRDVKAMNILLDDNYTAKVADFGASRLIPLGQTELETLVLGTFGYLDPEYLQSNQLTEKSDVYSFGVVLLELITSRVALSKNRCLASIFISAMEEDWLDQILDDNIVNDGNMETVKDVAKLAKRCLSVKGQERPTMKEVAMELEGMRMMAKHPWGKNADFFREENETLLSSRHANTHTVDIRGAGGSDTAGQALPGCPNRCGDLVIPYPFGIAEGCQLGDEFFINCTTVEGTPPTPYLAGTVIPVSNIFLDQGELQIMQLVARDCYDNNGVLDKKLSKTRILSLNPPFTISGAKNKFFAVGCDTYAIFEGYRGQERYITGCMSFCERLGSVNESCSGIGCCQTSIPTGLQNRTVKMDSYYNHTFIWNFNPCSYSFIVEDGQFEFSSKSFQELDHTSRLPMVLNWQIGNETCDEAQKKQGYACKGNTTCVNPINQSGYYCQCLPGYEGNPYLPDGCHDIDECKNSNICSEGACVNSPGTYACLCPKGFEGDGKKAGTGCRKDNSTTPSQTSRLLVISLSMSVAFLFLMVGSSWTYLGVKKRKFIQLKEKYFKENGGLLLQQKLNKHEGAVQTTKIFTAEELEKATNNYHEDRIVGEGGYGTVYRGILADGKVVAIKKSKIGAPTQSEQFVNEVIVLSQVNHRNVVRLLGCCFETPVPLLVYEFITNGTLFEHIHGKKGKKASLPWELRLKIAAEIAGALAYLHSSISTPIIHRDVKATNVLIDDTYTAKVSDFGASRLVPLDQTQITTLVQGTLGYLDPEYFHSNQLTEKSDVYSFGVVLVELLTSKLALSFSRPEAERNLASFFVCSVEDGHMNQILDENIVNEVSIETLTEVANLARRCLRVTREERPTMKEVSMELEGMRISAKHPWGKTGFSQEDTEHLLGSPSFSSFRGDCGPNSATITAASVYESMRKEMLMAYDNGR